Proteins co-encoded in one Rudaeicoccus suwonensis genomic window:
- the dnaG gene encoding DNA primase: protein MAGRIKAEDVELVKERSSIEDVVREHVTLRRSGANLMGLCPFHDEKSPSFSVNPGAGFYHCFGCQKGGDVISFVMEVEHLTFTEAIERLAGKAGVELHYEDGPRPRDESVGRRGRLIEAHRVAAEFYAEALIGMPEARAGRDFLRARGFDSGAAARFGVGFAPRGGQVLADRLRQKGFSEEELVLGGLVGRGQRRIYDRFRGRLVWPIRDITGDTIGFGARRLYDDDRIEAKYLNTAETPVYKKQQVLYGLDLAKKSIAADRKAVVVEGYTDVMAAHLSGVEQAVATCGTSFGVDHIKLLRRLIRDESSGVPARVVFTFDGDAAGQKAALKAYEQDQRWASQSYVAVAADGQDPCELRQSGGDEALRALIDGAVPMFEFAARMTIARFDLDSVEGRVYATRAVAPIVAGIRDDAMRNAQLHEVAQWLGVSLEQMAQEVRKAPKDGFAKAAAQAGQRTRDADRAPEPAPYESGMPMPDLSDPIVRAEHMLLQCLVQFPSTIPVQQLELIDPAAFTAPAHRAVFETALAVGIDTGRSQAGWVSAISDNVPQVVRPMVAALAVEPLPTKLDSQGVPDWHYVRALIVRVREIALRRQIGEAMSALRRSDDAERSRAISVRLTDLQRTVTELLASLE from the coding sequence ATGGCGGGTCGGATCAAAGCGGAGGACGTCGAGCTCGTCAAAGAGCGCTCGTCGATCGAGGACGTCGTGCGCGAGCACGTCACACTCCGTCGTTCCGGTGCCAACCTGATGGGGCTGTGCCCGTTCCACGACGAGAAGTCGCCGTCCTTCTCGGTCAACCCCGGCGCCGGTTTCTACCACTGCTTCGGCTGCCAGAAGGGCGGCGACGTCATCTCCTTCGTCATGGAGGTCGAGCACCTGACCTTCACCGAGGCGATCGAGCGACTCGCGGGCAAGGCCGGGGTCGAGTTGCACTACGAAGACGGTCCGCGGCCCCGTGACGAGTCGGTCGGCCGGCGCGGCCGGTTGATCGAGGCGCACCGGGTGGCTGCGGAGTTCTACGCCGAAGCCCTCATCGGTATGCCGGAGGCGCGTGCAGGGCGAGACTTCCTGCGCGCGCGCGGATTCGACAGTGGCGCGGCGGCACGGTTCGGTGTCGGGTTCGCCCCCCGCGGCGGCCAGGTGCTGGCAGATCGCTTGCGGCAGAAGGGTTTCAGTGAGGAGGAGCTGGTGCTCGGCGGGCTCGTCGGGCGTGGCCAGCGGCGCATCTACGACCGATTCCGTGGCCGCCTCGTCTGGCCGATCCGCGACATCACCGGCGACACCATCGGGTTCGGTGCCCGGCGGTTGTATGACGACGACCGGATCGAGGCGAAATACCTCAATACCGCCGAGACCCCTGTCTACAAGAAGCAGCAGGTGCTCTACGGCCTGGATCTGGCGAAGAAGTCGATCGCGGCAGACCGCAAGGCGGTCGTCGTCGAGGGTTACACCGACGTGATGGCTGCCCACCTGTCCGGCGTCGAGCAGGCCGTCGCCACCTGCGGCACCAGCTTCGGCGTCGACCACATCAAGTTGCTGCGGCGGCTGATCCGCGACGAGAGCAGCGGTGTGCCCGCGCGCGTCGTCTTCACCTTCGACGGAGATGCCGCTGGTCAGAAGGCCGCGCTCAAGGCCTACGAGCAGGACCAACGGTGGGCCTCACAGTCCTACGTTGCCGTCGCCGCCGACGGGCAGGACCCGTGCGAGTTGCGCCAGAGTGGCGGCGACGAAGCCTTGCGTGCGCTGATCGACGGCGCGGTGCCGATGTTCGAGTTCGCGGCACGTATGACGATCGCCCGATTCGACCTGGATTCGGTCGAGGGTCGCGTCTATGCGACGAGGGCGGTCGCACCGATCGTGGCCGGTATCCGCGACGATGCGATGCGCAACGCGCAACTGCACGAGGTCGCGCAGTGGCTGGGCGTCTCTCTCGAACAGATGGCGCAGGAGGTCCGCAAAGCGCCCAAGGACGGATTCGCCAAGGCAGCCGCGCAGGCAGGTCAGCGGACCCGTGACGCCGACCGCGCACCGGAGCCCGCGCCATACGAGAGCGGTATGCCGATGCCGGATCTCAGCGACCCCATCGTGCGGGCCGAGCACATGCTCCTGCAGTGCCTGGTGCAATTTCCGAGCACGATCCCCGTGCAGCAGTTGGAGCTGATCGACCCGGCCGCCTTCACTGCGCCGGCGCATCGTGCCGTCTTCGAGACGGCGCTCGCGGTCGGCATCGACACCGGCCGGTCCCAGGCCGGCTGGGTGTCGGCGATCAGCGACAACGTGCCGCAGGTCGTGCGGCCGATGGTCGCTGCGCTCGCCGTCGAGCCGTTGCCCACCAAGCTCGACAGTCAGGGTGTGCCGGACTGGCATTACGTGCGAGCGCTCATCGTCCGGGTCCGCGAGATCGCGCTGCGCCGGCAGATCGGTGAGGCGATGTCGGCACTGCGACGCAGCGACGACGCCGAGCGAAGCCGAGCCATCTCGGTGCGGCTGACGGACCTGCAGCGCACCGTCACCGAATTGCTGGCATCGCTCGAGTGA
- a CDS encoding helix-turn-helix transcriptional regulator encodes MQTVGSLEHGQYSPTVYLALVIAEQFGTRVDEIFWLDTTDQ; translated from the coding sequence GTGCAGACGGTCGGTTCGCTCGAGCACGGGCAATATTCCCCGACCGTCTATCTGGCGCTGGTGATCGCCGAGCAGTTCGGCACCCGGGTCGACGAGATCTTCTGGCTCGACACTACGGATCAATAG
- a CDS encoding DMT family transporter: MNSGISWGTWATLGGAIVLEVMATLSLRASDGMQKWIWAAPVGVGYLGSFICLSVVLRQGMPIGVAYAVWSGVGVAFTALLGALFFHEALTAKIGIGMALIIGGVVLIQASAQSH, from the coding sequence ATGAATTCAGGAATCTCGTGGGGCACCTGGGCAACCCTCGGCGGGGCCATCGTGCTCGAGGTGATGGCCACCCTGTCGCTGCGAGCTTCCGACGGGATGCAGAAATGGATCTGGGCGGCGCCGGTGGGCGTGGGCTACCTGGGGTCCTTCATCTGCCTGTCGGTGGTGCTGCGGCAGGGCATGCCGATCGGCGTCGCGTATGCCGTGTGGTCCGGTGTCGGTGTCGCCTTCACCGCCCTGCTCGGCGCGTTGTTCTTCCACGAGGCCCTGACGGCCAAGATCGGCATCGGTATGGCGCTGATCATCGGCGGTGTCGTCCTGATCCAGGCGTCTGCCCAGTCACACTGA
- a CDS encoding TetR/AcrR family transcriptional regulator, with protein MSSLRTTTSLGSSPIVDAVRPAVDDSLATGADVSLSPNADDRRGYFVQVALEQWAESGYHSVTMRNVAGRSEFSHGLLSYYFGSREQLVRECLDFSCRSLADSFAQVPAGPLSVDEVAHEIAGSVIEREVHHRVRLDLRNLAMFDETGAEFSESCDGAYEASLGALLGRITDENGQAAFTVDATVHTAIDGLVRRQLSEHAPPMVEDGLLEEELVRLLNALAD; from the coding sequence ATGTCCAGCTTGCGAACCACCACATCGCTGGGGTCGAGCCCCATCGTGGACGCCGTCCGGCCGGCGGTCGACGACTCGCTCGCAACTGGAGCCGACGTGAGCCTTTCGCCGAATGCCGACGATCGTCGCGGTTACTTCGTCCAGGTGGCGTTGGAGCAGTGGGCCGAATCCGGCTACCACTCCGTGACGATGCGCAATGTCGCCGGCCGGTCGGAGTTCTCCCACGGTCTGCTGAGTTACTACTTCGGTTCGCGCGAGCAACTGGTGCGCGAGTGCCTTGACTTCAGCTGCCGCAGTCTCGCGGACAGCTTCGCCCAGGTGCCGGCCGGGCCGTTGTCCGTCGACGAGGTCGCCCACGAGATCGCCGGCTCCGTGATCGAGCGGGAGGTGCACCATCGGGTGCGCCTGGACCTGCGTAACCTGGCGATGTTCGATGAAACCGGCGCCGAGTTCAGCGAATCCTGCGACGGTGCCTACGAAGCGTCGCTCGGCGCCTTGCTGGGCCGCATCACCGACGAGAATGGTCAGGCCGCCTTCACAGTCGATGCCACTGTGCACACTGCGATAGATGGTTTGGTGCGTCGTCAACTGAGCGAGCACGCGCCTCCGATGGTCGAGGATGGCTTGCTGGAGGAAGAGTTGGTGCGGCTGCTCAACGCTCTCGCCGACTGA
- a CDS encoding general stress protein has protein sequence MSNQPMSGGLSRNRQVPPGGLNLEYPMSLGIFGEYLDAQRAVDYLSDNEFPVQNCMIVGTELKQIERVIARLTWGRVLAGGAASGAWFGAFIGLILSMFSNVHVVPAVLSTIIFGAIFGAVWAASGYSLTRGQRDFQSVTQVVATKYEVLVEHKFAQQARELLDRMPGAGPTLTN, from the coding sequence ATGTCGAATCAGCCGATGTCCGGCGGTCTCAGCCGCAACCGCCAGGTCCCGCCCGGCGGTCTCAACCTCGAATACCCCATGTCACTCGGCATCTTCGGTGAATACCTCGACGCGCAGCGCGCCGTGGACTATCTGTCCGACAACGAGTTTCCAGTGCAGAACTGCATGATCGTCGGCACCGAACTCAAACAGATAGAACGCGTCATCGCCCGGTTGACGTGGGGTCGCGTGCTGGCCGGAGGTGCGGCATCCGGTGCGTGGTTCGGCGCCTTCATCGGACTGATCCTGTCGATGTTCTCCAACGTGCACGTGGTGCCGGCGGTCCTGTCGACCATCATCTTCGGCGCGATCTTCGGTGCCGTGTGGGCAGCCAGCGGCTACAGCCTCACCCGTGGCCAGCGCGACTTCCAGTCGGTGACACAAGTGGTGGCGACGAAGTACGAGGTCCTCGTCGAGCACAAGTTTGCTCAGCAAGCTCGTGAACTGCTGGATCGGATGCCCGGAGCAGGCCCGACCTTGACCAACTGA
- a CDS encoding LCP family protein, protein MTDRHRLPGQPPLGPSDRPQGPSYTSGVPSGSPGPGRRRSQLQRQAARRKVRRRRILAGVLVVALVVVGAGIGFYLHLDKNLHTVKLTSGGGKEKKDNQGRTPINLLIIGSDTRSSSEDCKIGGDCSTSTETASSSAPATSSAANADVEMLVHISADRSNATVMSIPRDTYIKVPACTDPSTGATETPHMDRINSTLQYGPNCTVAAVHQLTGVPIDHFMVIDFAGVVKMSDAVGGVNVCVDNNVYDPYSHLKLTKGDHTLKGLAALEFLRTRHGFGDGSDIGRTVAQHIFLSSMLRNMESASTLTNPVKVVELADAATSAITVDTGLGSVADLTSLAYQMNQVPGDRTTFVTMPNVPYAPNPNVVVPAGNAQALFTKIADDVSLSQPKATASASASASPSASASASTSPSTPATTTPSSAAQPSATDYAMTVDGAQGCAQVSHAYTVEVNGVIMNPIEAFSASPNVPLSAP, encoded by the coding sequence ATGACTGATCGCCACCGTCTCCCAGGTCAGCCGCCGTTGGGGCCGTCGGATCGACCACAGGGGCCGTCATACACCTCAGGCGTTCCGAGTGGATCACCCGGTCCTGGACGGCGCCGCAGCCAGCTTCAGCGCCAGGCCGCACGGCGCAAGGTTCGGCGACGCCGCATCCTGGCGGGAGTTCTCGTCGTAGCGCTCGTCGTCGTCGGTGCGGGCATCGGCTTCTACCTGCATCTGGACAAGAACCTGCACACCGTGAAACTCACCAGCGGCGGTGGCAAGGAGAAGAAGGACAACCAGGGCCGCACGCCGATCAACCTGCTGATCATCGGATCGGACACGAGGTCCAGCAGCGAGGACTGCAAGATCGGTGGTGACTGCTCGACATCGACGGAAACTGCTTCAAGCTCAGCGCCGGCAACGTCGTCGGCAGCGAATGCCGACGTCGAAATGCTGGTGCACATCTCCGCCGACCGCAGCAACGCGACCGTGATGAGCATCCCGCGCGACACCTACATCAAGGTTCCGGCCTGCACTGATCCTTCGACGGGTGCGACTGAGACGCCGCACATGGACCGGATCAACAGCACTCTGCAGTACGGCCCGAACTGCACCGTGGCCGCTGTGCACCAGCTGACGGGTGTGCCGATCGACCACTTCATGGTGATCGACTTCGCCGGTGTCGTGAAGATGTCCGATGCCGTCGGCGGTGTGAACGTCTGTGTCGACAACAACGTCTACGACCCGTACTCCCACCTGAAGTTGACGAAGGGGGACCACACGCTCAAGGGCCTCGCCGCCTTGGAGTTCCTGCGGACCCGCCACGGCTTCGGTGATGGCAGCGATATCGGACGCACCGTCGCGCAGCACATCTTCTTGTCCTCGATGCTGCGGAACATGGAGAGCGCGTCGACGCTGACCAACCCGGTGAAGGTGGTTGAGCTCGCGGACGCTGCGACGTCGGCGATCACTGTCGACACCGGCCTGGGCAGCGTGGCCGACCTGACCAGCCTGGCCTACCAGATGAACCAGGTGCCCGGCGACCGGACCACCTTCGTGACGATGCCCAACGTGCCGTACGCGCCGAACCCGAACGTCGTGGTGCCGGCGGGCAACGCTCAGGCGTTGTTCACCAAGATCGCCGACGACGTGAGCCTGTCCCAGCCCAAGGCCACCGCTTCGGCTTCGGCTTCGGCATCGCCGTCGGCCAGTGCGTCAGCCAGCACCTCTCCGTCCACTCCAGCCACCACGACCCCGTCGTCGGCCGCGCAACCGTCGGCAACCGACTACGCGATGACTGTCGACGGAGCCCAGGGCTGTGCTCAGGTCAGTCATGCGTACACGGTCGAGGTCAACGGCGTCATCATGAATCCGATCGAGGCCTTCTCGGCCAGTCCGAACGTGCCGCTTTCGGCGCCCTGA
- a CDS encoding DUF3145 domain-containing protein, whose amino-acid sequence MSAAHARAVTRGVVFIHSTPAALCPHIGWAIESILGVAAPVDWIKQPVSPDLVRTEVSWMGDPGTGARLASALRGWENVRYEVTEEPSPGADGSRWSHTPSLGIHHTWTSASGDAVVSEDRLRSALAASKGDPEQFRVEMAELLGTAWDQELEPFRYAGDGAPVRWLHRVS is encoded by the coding sequence ATGTCTGCTGCACATGCCCGTGCCGTGACACGCGGGGTGGTGTTCATTCACTCCACCCCGGCAGCGCTGTGCCCGCACATCGGGTGGGCTATCGAGAGCATTCTTGGCGTGGCGGCTCCCGTGGACTGGATCAAGCAACCTGTCTCGCCTGATCTGGTGCGTACGGAGGTGTCGTGGATGGGCGACCCCGGCACCGGTGCTCGACTGGCCAGCGCGCTGCGCGGGTGGGAGAACGTCCGTTACGAGGTGACCGAGGAGCCCAGCCCCGGCGCCGACGGCTCCCGCTGGTCGCACACGCCGTCGCTCGGTATCCACCACACCTGGACGTCCGCAAGCGGCGATGCGGTGGTGTCCGAGGACCGCTTGCGCTCGGCACTGGCTGCCAGCAAGGGGGACCCCGAGCAGTTTCGTGTCGAGATGGCCGAGTTGCTCGGCACCGCATGGGACCAGGAGCTCGAACCCTTCCGGTATGCCGGCGACGGTGCCCCGGTCCGGTGGCTGCACCGCGTGTCCTGA
- the fabF gene encoding beta-ketoacyl-ACP synthase II: MSAHTRVVVTGIGATTPVGGTATETWQGLLAGESGARPLPQEWLDRYELPVTFAANLKQPPGEVLKKVETRRMDPFSQYAMIAAREAWADAGEPDIEPERLLAAIGTGIGGVHSLLDQYDVLKEKGPRRVYPLTVPMLMPNAASGMVSLEFKARAGAHTAVSACASGAESMGMAADMIRAGRADIAIAGGSEAAIHPLPIAGFAAAQALSRRNDDPTAASRPWATDRDGFLLAEGAAVMILESYEHAVARGAKIYAEFASIGMSADAYHITAGDPEGVGQARAMNEAIDFAGLTPRDIVHINAHATSTPVGDQAEAVSIRRAFGDAVDGVCLTGTKSMTGHLLGAAGALEALITVLSIKERIVPATINTTEVDPSIDLDLVLGKHRALPEGDIAAMSNAFGFGGHNIAIVIKSV; this comes from the coding sequence ATGAGCGCTCATACGCGCGTCGTCGTCACCGGCATCGGTGCCACCACCCCCGTCGGGGGTACGGCCACGGAGACGTGGCAGGGACTGCTGGCCGGCGAGTCCGGCGCGCGTCCGCTCCCGCAGGAATGGCTGGACCGGTACGAACTTCCGGTCACCTTCGCCGCGAATCTCAAGCAACCGCCGGGCGAAGTGCTCAAGAAGGTCGAGACCCGCCGCATGGACCCCTTCTCGCAGTACGCGATGATCGCGGCGCGCGAGGCGTGGGCCGACGCCGGCGAGCCCGACATCGAGCCCGAGCGTCTGCTGGCCGCGATCGGCACGGGCATCGGTGGCGTACACAGCCTGCTCGACCAGTACGACGTGCTCAAGGAGAAAGGGCCACGTCGCGTCTACCCGCTCACGGTGCCGATGCTGATGCCGAATGCCGCATCCGGCATGGTGTCACTGGAGTTCAAGGCACGTGCCGGTGCCCACACGGCCGTGTCGGCCTGCGCTTCCGGCGCGGAGTCAATGGGTATGGCGGCGGACATGATCCGTGCCGGTCGCGCCGACATCGCCATCGCCGGCGGTAGCGAAGCTGCGATCCACCCGCTGCCGATCGCCGGTTTTGCTGCGGCACAGGCACTGTCGCGTCGCAACGACGACCCCACGGCCGCCTCGCGCCCATGGGCGACCGACCGCGACGGCTTCCTGCTCGCAGAGGGTGCGGCGGTCATGATCCTGGAGTCCTACGAGCACGCAGTGGCTCGCGGCGCCAAGATCTATGCCGAATTCGCCAGCATCGGTATGTCGGCCGATGCCTACCACATCACGGCCGGCGACCCGGAGGGCGTGGGCCAGGCACGCGCCATGAACGAAGCCATCGATTTCGCCGGCCTCACGCCGCGCGACATCGTGCACATCAACGCGCACGCCACCTCGACCCCAGTCGGCGACCAGGCCGAGGCGGTGTCTATCCGTCGCGCGTTCGGAGACGCCGTCGACGGTGTGTGCCTGACCGGCACCAAGTCGATGACCGGTCACCTGCTCGGCGCCGCCGGTGCGCTGGAGGCCCTCATCACCGTGCTCAGCATCAAGGAGCGCATCGTCCCGGCCACGATCAACACGACCGAGGTCGACCCGAGCATCGATCTCGACCTGGTGCTCGGCAAGCACCGTGCACTGCCCGAGGGTGACATCGCCGCCATGAGCAATGCCTTCGGTTTCGGTGGCCACAACATCGCCATCGTGATCAAGAGCGTCTGA
- a CDS encoding acyl carrier protein, with protein sequence MAQTDQEILEGLAEIVNEETGVEAADVQPEKSFTDDLDIDSLSMMTIVVNAEEKFGVRIPDDEVKNLTTVGDAVKYIQNAQG encoded by the coding sequence ATGGCGCAGACCGACCAGGAGATCCTCGAGGGCCTCGCAGAGATCGTCAACGAAGAGACCGGCGTCGAGGCTGCCGACGTGCAGCCCGAGAAGTCCTTCACCGACGACCTCGACATCGACTCGCTGTCGATGATGACGATCGTGGTCAACGCCGAGGAGAAGTTCGGCGTGCGCATCCCCGACGACGAGGTCAAGAACCTCACCACCGTCGGTGACGCGGTCAAGTACATCCAGAACGCCCAGGGCTGA
- a CDS encoding beta-ketoacyl-ACP synthase III, protein MAPSPKNTGTLQASIGARFARIMGVGGYRPERVITNEEVCTWIDSSDQWIRERTGIVSRRWAAPEQTVIDMAEAAALPALEMAGIRPDQLSAVIVATVTHPYQTPAAAPLLATRIGAEGVPAFDISAACAGYCHAISLASDMVRGGSAEHVLVIGVEKLSDFTDKHDRGTSFIFADGAGAAVVGPSDHAAIGPTVWGSDGSHWETIAQRTPWTDVLDRLDTPEGAAEAAEPGHTRTAVSIGMAGQSVFRWAVWSMAPVAQKAIDAAGITADDLDVFIPHQANMRIVDAMIKQLKLPADIPVARDISETGNTSAASIPLATERMLREGEAPHGGLALQIGFGAGLVYAAQVIELP, encoded by the coding sequence ATGGCTCCCTCACCGAAGAACACCGGCACGCTGCAGGCCAGCATCGGCGCACGCTTCGCTCGCATCATGGGCGTCGGCGGCTACCGGCCGGAGCGGGTGATCACCAATGAAGAGGTCTGCACCTGGATCGACTCCTCCGACCAGTGGATCCGCGAACGCACCGGCATCGTCAGCCGTCGCTGGGCCGCGCCCGAGCAGACCGTCATCGACATGGCCGAGGCCGCCGCGTTGCCTGCCCTTGAGATGGCCGGCATCCGCCCGGATCAGCTGAGCGCAGTGATCGTGGCGACCGTGACCCATCCCTACCAGACCCCGGCCGCAGCACCACTGCTCGCGACGCGCATCGGGGCCGAAGGCGTGCCGGCCTTCGACATCTCGGCAGCCTGCGCCGGCTATTGTCACGCGATCTCACTGGCATCGGACATGGTCAGAGGCGGCAGCGCCGAGCATGTCCTGGTCATCGGCGTCGAGAAACTGTCCGACTTCACCGACAAGCACGATCGCGGCACCTCGTTCATCTTCGCCGACGGAGCCGGCGCCGCCGTGGTCGGACCGTCCGATCACGCCGCGATCGGCCCGACCGTCTGGGGTTCGGACGGCAGCCACTGGGAGACCATCGCTCAGCGCACGCCGTGGACCGACGTGCTCGACCGTCTCGACACCCCCGAGGGCGCCGCCGAAGCCGCCGAGCCCGGTCACACCCGCACCGCAGTGTCGATCGGTATGGCGGGCCAGTCGGTCTTCCGTTGGGCCGTCTGGTCGATGGCACCAGTCGCGCAGAAAGCCATCGACGCTGCCGGAATCACCGCCGACGACCTCGACGTCTTCATCCCGCACCAGGCGAACATGCGCATCGTCGACGCGATGATCAAGCAACTGAAACTGCCGGCCGACATACCTGTCGCGCGCGACATCAGCGAGACCGGCAACACCTCGGCGGCCTCGATTCCGCTCGCGACCGAGCGGATGCTGCGCGAGGGTGAGGCGCCGCACGGCGGGCTCGCACTGCAGATCGGCTTCGGTGCCGGGCTGGTCTACGCCGCCCAAGTGATCGAACTGCCCTGA
- a CDS encoding ACP S-malonyltransferase, with protein MLAIVCPGQGSQKPGFLASWLELPGVRDQLTWLSATAGIDLVAHGTTSDADTIKDTAVAQPLLVAAGLVTLPAVVGHDTALSGVVGVTAGHSVGEITASAAAGVISGEQAMVFVRERGRLMARASAVTPTGMTAVLGGEVDDVLHTLASHGLTPANINGAGQIVAAGTLDQLAALKDAPPAKAKVIPLAVAGAFHTQHMASATDTLAGYARAIGTHDPRIRLLSNKDGAEVTDGTEVLRRLVTQVSSPVRWDLTMKTMRQLGVTGLIELPPAGTLAGLAKRELRGVEILALKSPDDLDAAARMIRDHAAPATTDDTTAGA; from the coding sequence GTGCTTGCGATCGTGTGCCCCGGACAGGGCTCCCAGAAACCCGGCTTCCTGGCCTCATGGCTCGAACTCCCCGGCGTGCGCGACCAGCTGACCTGGCTGTCCGCCACTGCCGGCATCGACCTCGTGGCACACGGCACCACCTCTGACGCGGACACGATCAAGGACACCGCAGTCGCTCAGCCCCTGCTCGTGGCCGCCGGTCTGGTGACCCTGCCCGCGGTCGTCGGGCACGACACGGCACTGTCGGGTGTCGTCGGCGTCACCGCCGGTCACTCCGTCGGTGAGATCACCGCGTCCGCCGCGGCAGGTGTCATCTCCGGCGAGCAGGCAATGGTCTTTGTGCGCGAACGCGGCCGACTGATGGCCCGGGCCAGCGCCGTGACCCCGACCGGCATGACGGCGGTTCTCGGCGGCGAGGTCGACGACGTGTTGCACACGCTGGCTTCCCACGGCCTGACCCCGGCGAACATCAACGGCGCCGGTCAGATCGTCGCGGCCGGCACCCTCGACCAGCTCGCCGCGCTCAAGGACGCGCCCCCGGCGAAGGCGAAGGTGATCCCGCTCGCAGTCGCCGGCGCATTCCACACCCAGCACATGGCATCGGCGACCGACACCCTGGCGGGTTACGCCCGGGCGATCGGTACCCACGATCCGCGCATCCGATTGCTCAGCAACAAGGACGGCGCCGAGGTCACCGACGGCACAGAGGTTCTCCGGCGCCTGGTCACCCAGGTCAGCAGCCCGGTGCGATGGGACCTCACCATGAAGACGATGCGGCAACTCGGAGTCACCGGTCTGATCGAACTCCCGCCGGCCGGCACCCTCGCCGGGCTGGCCAAGCGCGAGCTGCGCGGTGTCGAGATTCTGGCGCTGAAGTCCCCGGACGACCTCGACGCGGCCGCCCGGATGATCCGCGACCACGCAGCACCGGCTACCACCGACGACACGACAGCAGGTGCATGA
- a CDS encoding PucR family transcriptional regulator, giving the protein MTSPTTRERLERQAGQLSTAAIARLEAGFDWYRELSADDRSWVGLIAQAGIGAFIDWYRDPTSAAPMTIDVFATAPRDLTRSIALQQTLEMVRTVIDVVETEVPLLAAPGEEQQLREAVLTYSREIAFAAAHVYAQAAESRGAWDARLEALVVDAVLRGEADESLRSRVAALGWDEVRGVTVVAGSAPSGSGSEALERLRHSASHAGLVALGSVQGRMLVTILGGVSDPVATAAQIQHLWGAGPVVAGPLVPHLYAAGRSARAALSGYAAAPAWPDAPRPCLAEELLAERALAGDGRARRGLIDRVTRPLADRPALRETIAVYLDHTNLEATARLLFVHPNTVRYRLGRVTELTGYDVTNPRDAFSIRLAMALSRL; this is encoded by the coding sequence GTGACGTCACCGACGACCCGCGAACGCCTCGAACGGCAGGCCGGTCAGCTGTCGACCGCTGCCATCGCCCGGCTGGAGGCCGGCTTCGACTGGTATCGCGAGCTGAGCGCGGACGACCGATCGTGGGTGGGCCTGATCGCCCAGGCCGGGATCGGCGCCTTCATCGACTGGTATCGCGATCCGACCTCGGCAGCACCGATGACGATCGACGTCTTTGCCACGGCCCCGCGCGACCTCACCCGCTCGATCGCGTTGCAGCAGACCCTGGAGATGGTTCGCACGGTCATCGACGTCGTCGAGACAGAGGTGCCCTTGCTGGCCGCGCCCGGCGAGGAGCAGCAACTGCGTGAGGCGGTGCTGACCTACTCGCGCGAGATCGCGTTCGCCGCCGCCCACGTCTACGCCCAGGCGGCGGAGTCACGGGGCGCCTGGGATGCCCGGCTGGAGGCGCTCGTGGTCGACGCGGTGCTGCGCGGCGAGGCCGACGAGTCGCTGCGTTCGAGGGTCGCAGCGCTCGGCTGGGACGAGGTGCGCGGCGTGACGGTGGTGGCCGGATCAGCGCCGTCCGGCTCCGGCAGCGAAGCGCTGGAACGCTTGCGGCACAGTGCTTCCCACGCCGGACTCGTCGCCCTGGGTTCTGTGCAGGGCCGCATGCTCGTCACGATTCTGGGCGGTGTGAGCGATCCGGTGGCGACCGCCGCGCAGATCCAGCACCTGTGGGGCGCCGGGCCGGTCGTTGCCGGTCCGCTGGTCCCCCACTTGTATGCCGCAGGCCGCAGTGCCCGTGCCGCTCTGTCCGGGTATGCCGCAGCGCCCGCGTGGCCGGACGCTCCACGACCGTGCCTGGCGGAGGAACTGCTGGCCGAACGCGCTCTCGCCGGCGACGGCCGCGCTCGCCGCGGCCTCATCGATCGTGTGACCCGGCCCCTTGCCGACCGCCCGGCGTTGCGCGAGACGATCGCGGTCTATCTCGACCACACCAACCTGGAGGCGACGGCTCGCCTGCTGTTCGTGCATCCGAACACTGTCCGCTACCGGCTGGGCCGCGTGACCGAACTGACCGGCTATGACGTGACCAACCCGCGCGACGCTTTCAGCATCAGGCTGGCGATGGCTTTGTCACGATTGTGA